One genomic window of Nicotiana sylvestris chromosome 10, ASM39365v2, whole genome shotgun sequence includes the following:
- the LOC104248371 gene encoding nuclear transcription factor Y subunit A-3-like isoform X2, giving the protein MQDLLQKDSDHSSVSTAPSISVRPSWRTSKESQMQQWLTFPGPQNPEQFGFHFQDQDSSSTQSTGQSCPEVATEGESKIYVKSNMPFQAGYSKSIEKPDEAQSESTLSSHEHDCTYQGNHKQIAYAPFAYSDPYCHGLLAAYGQCSTVYPQMLGPISARVPLPLDYQQDEPIFVNAKQYQAILRRREYRAKLEAQNKLSKGRKPYLHESRHRHALNRARGPGGRFLNMMKLLESGSPNVTYVLDSPVSNKLQLNRQIMEPKVHHSKNFQESYSTPTCSGISNGSNCDDIGQQQPLNYSAFA; this is encoded by the exons ATGCAGGACTTGCTTCAAAAAGACTCTGATCATAGTAGCGTCTCAACAGCCCCATCGATCAGTGTTCGACCTAGTTGGCGGACTAGCAAAGAATCACAAATGCAACAATGGTTGACTTTTCCTGGTCCTCAAAATCCCGAACAATTTGGTTTTCATTTTCAAGATCAGGATTCCTCTTCTACTCAGTCAACGGGTCAATCATGCCCTGAAGTTGCTACGGAAGGAGAAAGCAAAATCTATGTGAAAAGCAACATGCCTTTTCAAGCAG GCTATTCTAAAAGTATTGAAAAGCCTGATGAAGCTCAAAGTGAATCAACGCTGTCGAGTCACGAGCATGATTGCACTTACCAAGGAAACCACAAACAAATC GCTTATGCACCTTTTGCGTACTCTGATCCTTACTGTCATGGTTTACTTGCTGCTTATGGACAATGCTCCACG GTTTATCCACAAATGTTAGGCCCCATATCTGCTCGAGTGCCACTTCCTCTTGACTATCAGCAAGATGAGCCGATATTTGTCAATGCAAAACAGTACCAGGCTATTCTCAGGCGGAGAGAGTACCGTGCAAAGCTGGAGGCTCAGAATAAACTCTCAAAAGGGCGCAAG CCATATCTCCATGAGTCTCGCCATCGTCATGCACTGAATAGGGCTAGAGGACCTGGTGGACGCTTTCTCAACATGATGAAGCTCCTGGAGTCTGGATCCCCCAATGTGACCTACGTCCTGGATTCCCCAGTATCTAATAAATTGCAGCTGAACAGACAGATAATGGAACCCAAAGTTCATCACTCAAAAAACTTTCAGGAGAGCTACTCTACACCCACTTGCTCTGGTATCTCCAATGGCTCAAACTGTGATGATATCGGCCAGCAGCAACCTTTGAACTACTCTGCCTTCGCCTGA
- the LOC104248371 gene encoding nuclear transcription factor Y subunit A-3-like isoform X1, with amino-acid sequence MISRMQDLLQKDSDHSSVSTAPSISVRPSWRTSKESQMQQWLTFPGPQNPEQFGFHFQDQDSSSTQSTGQSCPEVATEGESKIYVKSNMPFQAGYSKSIEKPDEAQSESTLSSHEHDCTYQGNHKQIAYAPFAYSDPYCHGLLAAYGQCSTVYPQMLGPISARVPLPLDYQQDEPIFVNAKQYQAILRRREYRAKLEAQNKLSKGRKPYLHESRHRHALNRARGPGGRFLNMMKLLESGSPNVTYVLDSPVSNKLQLNRQIMEPKVHHSKNFQESYSTPTCSGISNGSNCDDIGQQQPLNYSAFA; translated from the exons ATGATTAGCAGAATGCAGGACTTGCTTCAAAAAGACTCTGATCATAGTAGCGTCTCAACAGCCCCATCGATCAGTGTTCGACCTAGTTGGCGGACTAGCAAAGAATCACAAATGCAACAATGGTTGACTTTTCCTGGTCCTCAAAATCCCGAACAATTTGGTTTTCATTTTCAAGATCAGGATTCCTCTTCTACTCAGTCAACGGGTCAATCATGCCCTGAAGTTGCTACGGAAGGAGAAAGCAAAATCTATGTGAAAAGCAACATGCCTTTTCAAGCAG GCTATTCTAAAAGTATTGAAAAGCCTGATGAAGCTCAAAGTGAATCAACGCTGTCGAGTCACGAGCATGATTGCACTTACCAAGGAAACCACAAACAAATC GCTTATGCACCTTTTGCGTACTCTGATCCTTACTGTCATGGTTTACTTGCTGCTTATGGACAATGCTCCACG GTTTATCCACAAATGTTAGGCCCCATATCTGCTCGAGTGCCACTTCCTCTTGACTATCAGCAAGATGAGCCGATATTTGTCAATGCAAAACAGTACCAGGCTATTCTCAGGCGGAGAGAGTACCGTGCAAAGCTGGAGGCTCAGAATAAACTCTCAAAAGGGCGCAAG CCATATCTCCATGAGTCTCGCCATCGTCATGCACTGAATAGGGCTAGAGGACCTGGTGGACGCTTTCTCAACATGATGAAGCTCCTGGAGTCTGGATCCCCCAATGTGACCTACGTCCTGGATTCCCCAGTATCTAATAAATTGCAGCTGAACAGACAGATAATGGAACCCAAAGTTCATCACTCAAAAAACTTTCAGGAGAGCTACTCTACACCCACTTGCTCTGGTATCTCCAATGGCTCAAACTGTGATGATATCGGCCAGCAGCAACCTTTGAACTACTCTGCCTTCGCCTGA